DNA from Pajaroellobacter abortibovis:
ACGCATGGCCACATCTGCTTCCCACTTGGCAGGAGGAGTGTATGGGGATTCCACAGAAGGTTTGGGAGGTTCAGGAGGGGGCAGATTGGAGGCCCGGGGGAGCTCACCCAAGACAGGGAAGATGGGCTCAAGCACTTGATGCTCTACTGTCATTTTGAGTCATCCCCTGGATAAGACGCTGTTCAAGCCGTCTGACCAACGCTTGGACATCGCGAGGAAGAACAGAACGCTCATGTGAAAAATCGCAACGAGCCTACGTCAAATACTCCTGAGGAGGAACACTTCCTAGCCCTTCCGATTGGCCAACCCCTGGCAAGGAAGAAGAGTGCGGAACATTTAAAACGACATGGTCGCGGTAGGAACAACCTTTGGAAACACATCGATCTGGCTAACAGTCGTGGACAAGCGCAGAAGCAAATTATGTTTCCAACATCCGCAGCTCCATCAAGATAGACGGAGGTATACCCTTCTGAGGAACGAGGGAATTACTTAACTAAGTAAAGGCATTACAGGGCCAGATCAGCATCAGAAACAAAATGATATTTTCTATTATTCAACCCCCACAATCATACGACGTTGCCCGTCCCTCCGCTCTTCCAGGCTCAATTCATTCAGTTAGTCCTCAGGCAAAGGCTTCGCATCTTCGTACCTTTCTATGCGAATCCGATCACGTGCAATTCCAACATCTTCGAGCCGTTGCCTGATGACAATGGCACAGGCACTGGAAAGCTCTCAATTGGTTGCAAACGTTCCCCCCTTTAAGACGAGGGGAGTCCGTGTGTCCTTCTACCGCAGAATAGTGCTTCGATGAATAATGGGCGAGGATCTGAAGCGTGGAAGTCACGGCTGCTTCAAATTCAGGACGGATATTTGCTTTACCAGAATCGAATACAAGCTTTGAGTTAAGCGATAACTCCAGTCCATCTACTAACACTTTGATCTGGACTAAGTCCTACATCTGTGTGCTTGCGATCTGCGCATTAATCTCTTTATGAATAGAGTCCAAGCTCCCTGAACTTGGGCTATCGGAAATACTTGTCGCGATCTGCTGCATACGGCTCTTGCTCAGGTTGGCTGCCATGAGCAAAACGACAAAGAAAAGAAACAATTTGGTGATGAGATCCGCACAACTGAACAGCCAACTCTCTTCATACCCATTCAGACGCCGCCGCACGGATCAACCCACCTTTGGCTCC
Protein-coding regions in this window:
- a CDS encoding flagellar motor protein MotB, whose product is MRRRLNGYEESWLFSCADLITKLFLFFVVLLMAANLSKSRMQQIATSISDSPSSGSLDSIHKEINAQIASTQM